The following proteins are encoded in a genomic region of Zea mays cultivar B73 chromosome 9, Zm-B73-REFERENCE-NAM-5.0, whole genome shotgun sequence:
- the LOC118473410 gene encoding 40S ribosomal protein S20-2 — protein sequence MAAAAVYGGFKGKLGVEDAPELQLNRIRITLSSKNVKNLEKVCADLVKGAKDKHLRVKGPVRIPTKVLHITTRKSPCGEGTNTWDRFEFRIHKRVIDLISSPDVVKQITSITIEPGVEVEVTIADV from the exons ATGGCGGCGGCGGCAGTATACGGCGGCTTCAAGGGGAAGCTTGGCGTCGAGGATGCCCCCGAGCTGCAGCTCAACCGCATCCGCATCACACTCTCATCCAAGAACGTCAAGAACTTGGAGAAAG TTTGTGCGGATTTGGTAAAGGGAGCCAAGGACAAGCATTTGAGGGTTAAGGGACCTGTCAGGATCCCTACTAAGGTTCTCCACATCACCACTCGCAAGTCCCCTTGCGGTGAAG GAACAAACACATGGGATCGGTTTGAGTTCCGCATTCACAAGAGGGTGATTGACCTAATCAGCTCCCCTGATGTGGTGAAGCAGATCACCTCCATCACAATTGAGCCCGGTGTTGAGGTTGAGGTGACCATTGCCGACGTGTAA